In Penaeus monodon isolate SGIC_2016 chromosome 8, NSTDA_Pmon_1, whole genome shotgun sequence, one DNA window encodes the following:
- the LOC119576389 gene encoding tigger transposable element-derived protein 4-like isoform X1 produces the protein MDDMQRLTTAACADLERLAAAAATMGYSSDSISVPSHHLPSGVPPSTLAPSIVPQYADPYDLSRAQQYAVARLSEYQPRTVYDQNRGTHTATTQHQHIITPAHAHASSRNSQYTVERTNFSHTGNRTQQYTTTVSGSSATIPGGIQYTDTKNISTTGTGIALSQPSLLPASTSTSLVTQAVTQAVVNFVQDGLVIDNSGNMSAPPQEKKKKKDKKTEAETKDKKEKPVSEGDNAGEGTSADGEAKINITEVPEPVLIDGRKYYVCSLCDLRFLRKYQFRRHLIAHTGEKRGALSLETKVEIIRRIQSGEKQVDLAMEYNVGRSTLSFIMKHAEKFLGVWKNGKFHPDSKRLRGAQREDVEEALYEWYKQALQMNVTITGPILCQKAKDFAVKLGYKEFKATHGWLDRFKHRKNIVLGRGKPNKDKDNQEDSEDLKADFTGQVLPSALMEYEANDVFHADEIGLLYRVMPNKTSVFKGDRCAGGSKSKHRVTVLMCTNMTGTEKFPLLVIGKHPKPKCFKNVKSLPVQYLANPKAWMTTESFTAWLHDLDSWFVQQNRKVLLILPNLPIHPKSPKLNAVRVLTSPTTFIGPCKLGVSHSLKRNYRRAVLESLLNYMDEENLKKKKKPKQTQMRLNLLSCLHLLAAAWHAVTDVTINNSFQRSGIGKYALWGMNLMPETNLGTENLELIHKLKSKGFKIPDGITFDEFVMFDDELQVCHLMDDDDIIAAVTGADIESSDSEEEDIEIEKIKAIKEKGEAPEDSEAEVTEETEDGPAMTEVDASLGTLRQYIQYQEGAQEMFRVLAHLEFLIHKGGSKPPVAIASSEAT, from the coding sequence ATGGATGATATGCAGAGATTGACAACTGCTGCTTGCGCAGACCTGGAGAGGTTAGCTGCAGCTGCAGCAACCATGGGATATTCTTCCGACTCCATATCTGTTCCATCCCATCACCTACCAAGCGGTGTGCCCCCAAGCACCCTTGCTCCCTCCATTGTACCTCAGTATGCCGATCCTTATGACTTATCTCGTGCACAGCAGTATGCAGTTGCAAGGTTGAGTGAATACCAACCCAGAACAGTTTATGATCAGAATCGTGGTACCCACACAGCAACAACACAGCATCAACACATTATAACACCAGCACATGCTCATGCATCCTCCAGAAATTCACAGTATACTGTTGAGAGAACTAATTTCAGCCACACAGGAAACAGAACCCAGCAGTACACCACTACAGTGTCTGGCAGCAGTGCCACCATACCTGGAGGGATTCAGTATACTGATACAAAGAATATAAGTACCACAGGGACGGGTATTGCCCTTTCGCAGCCATCTCTGCTGCCAGCCTCCACGTCAACAAGTCTTGTCACTCAGGCCGTAACGCAAGCAGTCGTGAATTTTGTGCAAGATGGTTTAGTCATTGATAATTCTGGAAATATGTCGGCACCACctcaggagaaaaagaaaaagaaagataagaaaacagaagctgaaacaaaagataagaaagaaaaaccagTTTCTGAGGGTGATAATGCAGGTGAAGGAACAAGTGCTGATGGGGAAGCAAAGATAAACATAACAGAAGTCCCAGAACCAGTTCTTATTGATGGTAGAAAATATTATGTATGCAGTTTGTGTGACTTGAGATTTCTGAGAAAGTATCAGTTTAGAAGACATCTAATTGCCCATACTGGTGAGAAACGTGGTGCTCTTTCATTAGAAACTAAAGTGGAGATAATTCGAAGAATACAATCAGGAGAAAAGCAAGTTGATTTGGCAATGGAATACAATGTAGGTCGATCTACACTAAGCTTCATTATGAAACATGCTGAGAAATTTCTTGGGGTTTGGAAGAATGGAAAATTTCATCCAGATAGCAAACGCTTACGTGGTGCGCAGAGAGAGGATGTGGAAGAGGCTCTGTATGAGTGGTATAAGCAAGCTCTACAAATGAATGTGACAATTACTGGACCTATATTGTGCCAGAAAGCAAAAGATTTTGCTGTGAAGCTTGGTTATAAGGAGTTCAAAGCAACACATGGCTGGTTAGATAGGTTCAAGCACAGAAAGAATATTGTTCTTGGGAGAGGTAAACCTAATAAAGATAAGGACAATCAGGAAGATTCTGAGGATCTAAAGGCAGACTTCACAGGTCAGGTTCTTCCCAGTGCACTTATGGAATATGAAGCCAATGATGTCTTCCATGCCGACGAAATAGGACTGTTGTACCGTGTCATGCCCAACAAAACCTCAGTCTTCAAAGGAGATAGATGTGCTGGTGGCAGTAAAAGTAAGCATAGAGTGACTGTCCTCATGTGTACAAATATGACAGGTACAGAGAAGTTTCCACTCTTGGTCATTGGCAAACATCCCAAACCCAAGTGCTTCAAGAATGTGAAAAGCCTGCCAGTACAGTACTTGGCAAATCCCAAGGCCTGGATGACGACAGAGAGTTTCACTGCTTGGCTTCATGATTTAGACTCATGGTTCGTGCAGCAGAACAGAAAAGTTTTGCTCATATTACCCAATCTCCCTATTCATCCCAAATCACCTAAACTGAATGCTGTCAGAGTACTTACCAGTCCAACCACCTTTATAGGCCCATGTAAATTAGGGGTTTCTCATTCTCTTAAGAGGAACTACAGAAGAGCAGTGTTAGAATCGCTTCTCAATTACATGGATGAAGaaaatttgaagaagaaaaagaagcctaAACAGACACAGATGAGATTAAATCTACTGTCGTGTCTTCACTTACTTGCTGCTGCTTGGCATGCAGTAACCGATGTAACAATCAACAATAGTTTTCAGAGATCGGGTATTGGTAAATATGCATTGTGGGGGATGAATCTCATGCCAGAAACAAATTTAGGAACAGAAAATCTTGAGCTAATCCACAAACTGAAATCAAAAGGCTTCAAAATTCCAGatggaataacatttgatgagtttgtgatgtttgatgatgaattACAAGTTTGTCAtctaatggatgatgatgatatcattgcTGCTGTTACAGGAGCAGATATTGAGTCTTCAGATAGTGAGGAAGAAGATATAGAGATtgaaaagataaaagcaataaaggaaaagggagaagctcCAGAGGATAGTGAGGCAGAAGTAACGGAGGAAACAGAAGATGGTCCTGCAATGACAGAAGTTGATGCAAGCCTTGGAACGCTCCGGCAGTACATTCAGTATCAAGAAGGAGCTCAGGAAATGTTCCGTGTTTTAGCCCATCTTGAATTCCTTATTCACAAAGGAGGTAGTAAACCCCCAGTTGCCATAGCTTCCTCTGAGGCAACATGA
- the LOC119576389 gene encoding tigger transposable element-derived protein 4-like isoform X2, which produces MEDLHRLSSSTCTELERLAAAAATMGYSESLVAAHQPPLSVGGPVLPPQFPPDHYQRQYSRHEPHPRPAYEQVSRHPPPNAHHQPAPPAHAHAPPTVQYITDRAPPYGRGGQFLPMVDMQYNNPSVVAPPTHTEPQFQQPPPPEAIQQPVVPPPPDVPLTVAKEKKKPLETSAAKKRKNEQRDAQNPDGHEDLVEEEEKDSNTMEVPSPIEEPGGTLVYPCISCGVNLASPELWQEHQLENHSNNVNRRRNGLSLEVKIEIIKRINSGEKQSDMAEEYMVNRSTIKSIMKKSNSYLQCWKKGMFHPDSKRLKGPKREDIEAALYSWYKQAISTGTPVSGPILCAKALAFASKLGHTDFKATHGWLDRFKKRKNIVFGRAPARRKREEEENSSPELKPGEWQTAVLPQLLLEFDPGDVFAVEEIGLLYRTLPTVAPNLRGERCAGGIRSRLRLTVLLCGNMTGTEKFPLLVVGKHPKPSSFRHVKSLPVQYLANQKAWMTSDSFGAWLQDVDSWFVQQGRRVVVIAACLPVHSKPPGGLRSVRLVTAPNGFLGPLRHGVVMAFKRNYRRGILETLVNQMQRDDPTPNKRTRRLNTKLSLLTCLHQLATAWHSVSDAVISASFARAGVSKYGAWGAPPPPPDPSMGAENLTLLHRLRTLGLRIPDMTFDDFVHFDDEVQVCNLNNDDDILAVVTGADKDDDLRYDDEDDEQDEEEDDNEEEGERGPSLNDVEAALSTLRRHIQYQEGAQEMFRVLAHLEYLIYKGQAGGKGVGVQPTTPNPH; this is translated from the coding sequence ATGGAAGACCTCCACCGCCTAAGCAGCAGTACCTGTACAGAGCTAGAACGTCTAGCTGCTGCTGCAGCCACTATGGGTTATTCAGAATCCTTGGTTGCAGCTCATCAACCTCCCCTGTCTGTAGGGggtcctgttcttcctcctcagTTTCCACCTGATCATTATCAAAGACAATATTCCCGCCATGAGCCACACCCGCGGCCTGCATATGAGCAGGTCTCCCGTCACCCTCCTCCAAATGCTCATCATCAGCCAGCACCACCAGCCCATGCACATGCTCCACCCACTGTCCAGTACATAACAGACAGAGCCCCACCCTATGGGAGAGGGGGCCAGTTCTTGCCCATGGTAGACATGCAATATAACAATCCCAGCGTTGTTGCTCCACCAACTCACACTGAGCCACAGTTCCAGCAGCCTCCACCTCCAGAAGCTATACAACAGCCAGTAGTGCCGCCCCCTCCGGACGTCCCCCTTACAGTagccaaagagaagaagaaacctCTAGAGACCTCAGCagcgaagaagaggaaaaacgagcaaCGAGATGCCCAGAATCCAGATGGACATGAAGAtttggtagaggaagaagaaaaagacagcaACACCATGGAAGTACCTTCTCCTATTGAAGAACCAGGAGGAACACTTGTATATCCATGTATTTCATGTGGGGTCAATCTTGCATCCCCTGAACTGTGGCAGGAGCATCAGCTAGAAAATCATTCCAATAATGTTAATAGACGCAGGAATGGTCTCTCTCTTGAGGTCAAGATTGAAATAATTAAACGTATTAATAGTGGTGAGAAACAGTCAGACATGGCAGAGGAATATATGGTGAATCGTTCAACAATTAAGTCCATTATGAAAAAATCAAACAGCTATTTACAGTGCTGGAAGAAGGGAATGTTCCACCCAGACAGCAAACGCCTGAAGGGACCCAAACGGGAAGATATAGAAGCTGCTTTGTATTCATGGTATAAACAAGCCATCAGTACAGGAACACCAGTCTCGGGACCCATTCTCTGTGCCAAAGCCCTTGCTTTTGCCAGTAAACTTGGTCATACTGATTTCAAGGCAACTCATGGTTGGTTAGACcgttttaaaaagaggaaaaatatagtttttgggAGAGCTCCAgccagaagaaagagagaagaggaagaaaacagttCTCCAGAGCTTAAGCCTGGAGAGTGGCAGACTGCTGTATTACCTCAGTTATTACTTGAATTTGATCCTGGTGATGTATTTGCAGTTGAAGAAATTGGTTTATTATATAGGACTCTACCAACTGTTGCCCCTAATCTGCGTGGGGAGAGATGTGCAGGAGGCATCCGTAGTAGACTGAGACTCACAGTATTATTGTGTGGTAATATGACAGGAACAGAGAAATTTCCATTGCTTGTAGTAGGCAAACATCCGAAGCCTTCTAGTTTTCGACATGTTAAGAGTCTGCCTGTGCAGTACCTTGCTAATCAGAAGGCATGGATGACCAGTGATAGTTTTGGAGCCTGGTTGCAGGATGTTGACTCCTGGTTTGTACAACAGGGCAGAAGGGTAGTTGTAATTGCGGCATGTTTACCAGTGCATTCCAAGCCTCCTGGTGGTTTGCGATCAGTACGCCTGGTAACTGCTCCTAATGGTTTTCTAGGACCACTGCGCCATGGTGTGGTGATGGCATTTAAGCGAAACTACCGACGTGGCATATTAGAAACATTGGTCAACCAAATGCAGAGAGACGACCCCACTCCAAACAAGCGCACCCGACGTCTTAACACAAAGCTGAGTCTCTTAACTTGTTTACATCAGCTGGCCACTGCTTGGCACAGTGTGTCTGATGCTGTCATTAGTGCCAGTTTTGCCCGTGCAGGAGTTAGCAAATATGGAGCTTGGGgtgctcctccaccaccacctgatCCATCCATGGGGGCTGAAAATTTAACTTTACTTCATCGTCTGCGAACTCTTGGACTTCGTATCCCAGACATGACTTTTGATGATTTTGTTCACTTTGATGATGAAGTTCAAGTGTGTAACCTGAACAATGATGACGACATCCTTGCTGTTGTCACTGGGGCTGACAAAGATGATGActtgagatatgatgatgaagatgatgagcaagatgaggaagaggatgataatgaagaggaaggagaacgtGGTCCTTCTCTGAATGATGTGGAGGCAGCTCTTTCCACTTTAAGAAGACACATCCAGTACCAAGAAGGAGCTCAGGAAATGTTTCGTGTTCTGGCTCACCTGGAGTACCTCATATACAAAGGTCAAGCAGGTGGAAAGGGAGTTGGTGTTCAGCCTACCACCCCAAACCCTCACTAG